CTGTTGCGATAAAGCGAACAGCAAGCAAGCAATCACCCCCGTCGAAGAAGGCGTCGACATGAAATTCGGCATGCGTACACCAAGCTTGAAGAAATCATTCCGTGCACGAACCACAGGTAAGGCAAAAAGGCAAATTAAAAAAGCCCTCATTCCCGGCTACGGCAGAAAAGGAATGGGCTGGATCAAGAATCCGCGCAAAGCTCTTTACAACAAGGTATATCGCAAAACTACTTTTGGCTGGCAGGATTTGTTCAAGTAATCATACATATCTGTTTTCAACGAAGAACAAGAGTAAACAATGAATAGAAAAATAATCGCGGCCATCACTTCAGCGCTTCTGATTTTTGGCGTATCGGCCTGTTCCGGATCGTCAACAACAAACGAAAATGCCTCGACCTCCACGTCAACCTCTGCCAAGAAGGAAGCTGAGGCAAAAAAGAAGGCCAGAGAAAAAGAGGAACAAGAGCAACAAGCCAAAGAAGAAAAGGAACTCGACAGTGCAAAAACTGCGCTGAACAGTAAAGTCGCAGAGGCCCATTCTCTGCTTGACTCTTCGAACAATAACGTCGCCGACCCTCAAACACGCGTTGATCTCACCAACGCCATCAACACTGCTGCTGCATTTACCGGAACAGATTCCGCCGAATATTACCAGGCAATCGACCCACTGCAAAAAGCCATGGATAATGTGACGGCCAGCGTAAATCAAAAGAGCCAAAACGATGCTGCAGCCGCCGCGCAGGCAGCTCAGCAAGCTCAAGCTGCTCAACAGGCACAGGCACAGGCCAGATCGGCAATTCCGCAACAGACTCAAAACCAAGGAGGCACGGGCTCGCTTTACGCGACCTGCCGCGATGGCTCACAATCGGTATCACGCCCCGGAGCACCCAACTATCAAGGAATGTGCTCCCACCATGGAGGCATAGCTCAAAAACTGGGAACACGCTAAAGGAGACTCATCAAGAAATATTCTTTTCAGCGATAATGTATGCCAATCCATCCATCAGGAAACCGACAATAGCCTGGAAACATCACCACAAGGAATCTTCAGACAATACATCGGATTAGTACGGTTCATCTGCCTTTTTCCTTCGCGAGCCAATATATCGTTCATACAATATCGAATATTGGGAAGAATCAAGCTTGATGCTGCTAATCTTCGAAGGAACATACTTGCCTCTGCCCAGCGCCTTAGGGTCAGGGCCGGCGACAAGCGGCTCACTCAACGGTTTGACGATGGTGTCGAACATCCGCTCGAGCAGTGACAGATCGTCGTTGCGCATGGCCGCAATAGACGCTTGGTCATTGAATTCCTTGGTCACCAGTCCCCAGTCGAAATACCAGCCGGCGTCCCGGGCGACCAGTTCCCAAAAGAACCGCTGTGCACGGCCGTTGCCCTCACGAAAAGGATGCAGGTTGTTGAGATTGTCGTAATTAACGCTCAGCCGTTCGATGAACGTCCTGCGATCCATTCCCCTGAACATATCATCCTCATGCAGAACAGACTCAACATATTGTGCCCCGGTCTCAAGGAATGCAACCGGCAAAAACGTCGAGCCGCCCTTGGATATATCCACCGTACGAAACTCGCCCGCCCATGGATAAACCTTCCTGAATAAGGCCTTGTGAATCTCCTGAAGTTGAGCGATCGTTCCCTCGACAGCCATCCGCTCGCCACGCAAACGGGTACTTGCGAGAGTGACCAGCAACGGCTCCGCCCTCATCAGTTCGGACTGTGTCTTCGCCCCGACCAGATTGACCAGCACATCAGTGCCGGCAATCAGGTAAGGATCGACAAACGCATCCTTAGACATGAGCGAATTCCTTGCGAATGCGCTGCTCGGTACGCTGCTCCCATTCATCGATGTCAATATCGCCGAAAATATATTCCTTCGCATCGTCCATGAACTGCTCATCGACATGCTGCCCTTCCATCTCCGTGGAGTGGACGGCCTGATACACGTCCTGTGCACGTTTTTCGATGCCAGTCACAGTCAATCTCCCTCAAAGATGATGGATGTTCCGATTACATCCCAGCATAACGCATTCACGCCATCAACTCAGCCTGACACCTCTGACGAGACCGGAGATAAGACACGATGCCGTTCATAGCGCCATAAAGCATCTGCCCTTACAAGAGAAACAGCCGATAAATCTATGAGCATAGTAGTTCTCGACGGCCTCGAGACGGAACACTATGCGGGCAAATCAGCTCCCCTAATCTACCGCATAACGACCGTCTGAGTTGAGGGTTGCCTCGTCTTATTTCCAAACCTGCTTGGCGCGGTTGAAGGTCGACCAAGCCTTCGGCCAGCCGACATAGAAGGCCAGATGCGTGATCTCGGCGGCTATCTCGTCGGCGGTGATGCCGTTGGCCTTGCCCATGTTCAGAT
The window above is part of the Bifidobacterium sp. ESL0704 genome. Proteins encoded here:
- a CDS encoding Fic family protein, giving the protein MSKDAFVDPYLIAGTDVLVNLVGAKTQSELMRAEPLLVTLASTRLRGERMAVEGTIAQLQEIHKALFRKVYPWAGEFRTVDISKGGSTFLPVAFLETGAQYVESVLHEDDMFRGMDRRTFIERLSVNYDNLNNLHPFREGNGRAQRFFWELVARDAGWYFDWGLVTKEFNDQASIAAMRNDDLSLLERMFDTIVKPLSEPLVAGPDPKALGRGKYVPSKISSIKLDSSQYSILYERYIGSRRKKADEPY